CGCCACAGATTCTCAAGCTTTGAACTTAACTAAATATGCACTAGCTAATGGGTTTGATACTCAACTGTTACCCATCCAAAGATGGTTTATTTACCTACCTTTAGAACACAGCGAAAATCTAGGAGATCAACGCCAGTGCGTATATTTATTCGCTAAATTGCCACTATCTTCTGAAAAGCAAATGGGAGTGGATTTCGCTCGGAAACATTGTCAAATTATTGAAAAATTCGGTCGTTTTCCCCACCGCAATCAGATTTTAGGTAGGGAAACAACTCCAGAAGAAGCTGAATTTCTGATGCAGCCTGATTCTAGCTTCGGTTAATTACAGAGATGGCGATCGCATTTATCGTACAATTAATTGTACGATAATAATCAAATAGTATGGAAATTCTCAGCGCCAGTGAAGCTAGAGCTAATTTGTTTAGCTTATTGGAACAGGTTAACCAAGATCATTTACCGCGAGTCATTACCAGTCGTAAAGGCGATGCAGTTATGCTATCTAAAGCAGATTGGGAAAGCTTGCAAGAAACACTTTATTTGCAATCTATACCTGGCTTAGTCGAATCAATCAAAGCATCCGAAAAAGCTAATGACTGGGTATCTGAAGCAGAGTTTTTAGAGGCATTAGATGGAATGGAAGATTGAATTTAGCCGGACGGCTCTTAAGGATGCTAAAAAGCTACAAGGGGCTAATTTATCAACCCATGTGAAACAGTTGTTAGAAATTATTAAGCAGAATCCTTATCAACCGCCATACGAAAAGCTTTCAGGCAATTTGAAAGGTTATTATTCCAGACGAATCAACATCAAACATCGTCTGGTTTATGCAATTGATGATGAAACCCAAACTATTAAAGTTGTTTCCGTTTGGTCGCATTATGAATAATTTGGCGATCGCTCATCCTTGGTATTCCTAAAGCTTATAAACTTGTTATAACTAAAAGAGAGGGCAAAACTGGAGTTATATGTAATGCTAGGTCAAGTTTTAGGAGAACGCTACGAACTTAAAGAGTATCTCAGTACTAACCCTGGCAGAAAAACATTTTTAGCTCGCGACTTACAAACTGAAGAATTAGTAATTATCAAACTTCTCTCTTTTGGGCTTGATTTCAATTGGCAAGATCTGAAGTTATTCGAGCGAGAAGCGGAAACTCTGAAATCTTTATCTCACCCAGCTATTCCCAGCTATATCGATTCTTTTGAAGTCGATCTACCTCACTTAAAATGTTTTGCGATCACTCAAACTTATATTTCAGGAATCTCTTTAGATCGATATCTCAAAGATGGGCGCGTTTTCACAGAACAAGAACTAAAAGAACTAGCTAAGAGTTTATTAAAAATATTGATTTATCTGCACGGAAATTTCCCCCCAGTAATTCACCGGGATATTAAACCCAGCAATATTTTAATTAATAACCGTTCTGGTAATAGTTTAGGCGACGTTTACTTAGTCGATTTTGGTTCCGTTCAAACTTTAGCAGCTAGAGATGGCAGAAGTTTTACCGTAACTGGAAGCTATGGATATATGCCACCAGAACAATTTGGCGGACGCGCCGTTCCCGCGTCGGATCTATATGCTTTAGGTGGAACTTTAATTTATTTAATTACTGGAATTCACCCAGGAGATTTACCGCAAAAAGATTTAAAACTTGAATTTGAGTCGTTAGTTAAAAACTTGAGTTACGAGCTAGTTTCTTGGTTGCAGTTAATGACCGAACCGAGTTTAGATAAGCGTTTTTCATCGGCTGAAGCAGCACTTCAAGAATTAGAATTTCCATCCAGAAGTCAAAGCTCCAAACCTAAAGCTAGCGGTCTGGTTACCGCGCCATCCTCTACTCAAATTATCTTGAATCAAAACAAAAATGCTTTAGAAATAGTTATTCCTGGTGAAAAGTTTGCGTTCAACAGGAATCAAATTTTTGGCATTACTTTACTATCAGTTATCGGTTCGTTAGTATTAGGAGTTAATCCGCTAATAGTCATGGTTTTAATACCTTCGATTGGCTGTCTAATTAACACTGCTTCTCTCAAAATCAGAGATATTTTTACTATTGATAATAGTGCGATATCTTGGCGCAATCAAAAACAAATCTCTTTAAATAATCGCCTTCAGAAAATACGGAATTTTTTCCTGAGAAAGTCCCCAGGAGAAAAGTTTAGAACGGAGGGTAAGGTTAATTTATTAGATAAAAGAGCCAACATTACCCACATTTATTTACTGAATTGTCTAGAGAAATACCGAGAACATCAAACTTTCTATCAAATAATTCAAGTTTGTACTAAAGAAAAAACATTCGTCTTGCCAGCACTAACCATAGATGAAGGAAGCTGGTTGATTAACGAATTAAGTTCTTGGTTAAAATTACCAATAGAAGTGCGATCGCAAACTACCAAGCGCTGAGAAAATCAGTCAGCTTTTTCCATCAGTGAAAACTGATACCAAATCACTAAATTATTGCTACATTTTAATCCTCTGTAGGGGCGCAACGCGTTGCGCCCCTACCCAAAATTTGTAGCGTCTTCAAGGTGAATTGGTATGAGAATCAATCTGCATGGCTGAAAGATTAAGCTCCTAGCATCTGTAAATTATACAAGCTGGCGTATAACCCTTTTTGCTCTAATAGTTCTTCGTGGGAACCAGATTCAATTAACCGCCCTTGCTTGAGCACGAAGATCCGATCTACATTCCGAATTGTAGAGAGACGGTGAGCGATAATGATTGCCGTGCGCCCTTCTAATAGACGATCTAAAGCCTCTTGAATTGAAGATTCAGTCCCCACATCCAAACTGGCGGTAGCTTCGTCTAAGACCAAAATAGCAGGCTGACGGATAGCGGCGCGGGCAAAAGCTAATAATTGCCTTTGTCCGCCAGATAAGTTGGTTCCCCGTTCTCTAAGTTGCGTATCGTAGCCTTGGGGCAATACTTCGATGAATTGGTCTACATTAGTATCAATAGCTGCTTGTTGTATCTCTGCAAAAGAGTAGGTTTCGCCGAGGGTAATGTTACTTTTCACATCTCCAGCAAACAAAAATCCCTCTTGTAAAATGACTCCCAAGCGCTTTCGCAGTTCAGCTTGAGGCAATTCCCGAATATCTATCCCATCTAGCAAGATGCGCCCTTTGCTGGGTTCGTATAAGCGACACAGAAGGCGAATAATGGAACTTTTACCTGCTCCAGTTGGACCGACTAAGGCGATTTTTTCTCCTGGATGAATGGTAAAGTCTAAGTCATGCAGTACAAATTCATCATTTTTGTAGGCAAACCAAACGCGTTCAAACTTAATTTTTCCCTTCACCGATGAGTTGGGGATGGAGGGGAGAACGGTCAGAGAGTCTTTAATTTCAATAGGTTCGTTGAAAATATCAGTAATTCTTTCAATGGCAGTGAATCCAGCTTGAATAGCTGTGAATTTCTCTGCAAATTGCCGCAGTGGATCGAAGAGACGTTGAGCGAATAAAATGAAAGCTGATAGAGTGCCAAAAGATAGGGTTTGACCAATTACTTGTAAGCCACCTACCCACAATACGGCAGCGATCGCCACTAGGGCAATCCACTCTAAAGTCGCAGACACAGCCGAATCGTAGAAAATGGTTTTGTCAACCTCGCCAATATAGTGGCGATTCACATTGCGAAACATCTCACTATTGAGTTTCTCTCGCCGAAACATCTGAACCACGTTAATCCCCACGATGTTTTCTTGCAACATGGAGTTGAGACTAGACAGTTCTTCTCTAGCTTTGTAGTTAGCTCTGCGATAACGCTGTTGGAAGTAAACAATTAAGGCGGTGATGGGAACAAGGGACAACACTAGCATAGTTGCCATTTGCCATTGCAACAGAAACATACTAATGGCAATGACTAGCATGGAAAATAAGTCACTGACAATCCCGATTGCGCCTGTCGTAAATACATCTCCTAAAGCTTCGACATCGCTAGTGAGACGGGTGATTAATTTACCAACTGGGGTGCGATCGAAGAATCTGACAGATAAAGAGGTAACATGATGAAATAAGTCATCCCGAATATCTGCGGTGATTTGCTGTCCAACTTTCTGCACTGTGTAGCCTTGTATAGCGCTTAAAACTAAGCGCATGACTACACTAACTAGTAAAACTATTGATAGAAGGTTAATAGCATCATTTAAGGATTTATCTCGCAAAAATGACCAAGTTTCCGCCTCTTGCCGAATTAAAGATATGGCTTGACCAATAATTATCGGTTGAATTGCTCCAGAAATAGATAAAGGAACTAGTAAAAACAAAGAAATAGCTAGCAAATTACCACTACGACGCGCATATGGTACTAATCTCAAAAATAAGCCCCAATCGTTTTCGCGTGGGGTTTTAGAGGGCAGATTGTTGGATATTGGATTCATCTAGTTGACTAGCGTGTAAATTCTCTCAACGATCTGAAAATAGTTAAATCAGACAGAAATCAAGAATAGGCAGGTTCTATACCCACTCGAATAAATCTTGTACGGGTGCAATACGTTGCCGAGGGCTGAAGCTGGAGTTTACCTCCAGCTATAAAATCCCGTCCCCTAATCTTAACTTCTGACTTCTGACTTCTGTACGGGCGCAACGCGTTGCGCCCCTACTTCTGACTTCTGACTCCTACTTATTCTTCTGGATGGCGGGGACGGATTTGTTCGGCTTCGGGACAATCTTCTGACACCAGGGGTTCTACATTACCACGAGGTACAGAAGCCAGTTTTTGACTTACTGAGCCAATACTTTCAAGGCGTACCATCTCTTCCCATGAAGAAAGTTCATCTTCTTCATCGGTTTCATAACGAATGGTAACTAAATCTCCTTCTATATCAATAATTCTTGCTTTTTCAATCCAACGTTGTTGATCCCGCAAGAAAATACAGACCTCACGACCATCGCAACAAAGTTGATAAATCTTGCGGTGTAGCATAGGTGGTTTCTCCTGAAATTCTATGTAAATCTTGCTATTTCTCGCTCAGAATCAACTGCTCTAATCTGGCAAAGTTGATTCATCTGGATCTTGAAAACTAGGCAACCTGGGAACTATAGGTTGAAAACTGCTGCGTGGTTCCTCTTATGTTGAGCAGATTTTAAATAAACTTGAGTTTATGGCGAGCGAAGATGAACTATCAAAGCAAAAATACCAGAAACAATGCCAAAAGCCTTGATTGTGTAGTGGTGCTAACAGGAAATAACCTAAATCTAGGGATTGAGGGACAGATAATGAGAGCGGTTGATTAATTAATCGAGCCATTGCGACTAAGACTAGCCTGCCAGTAATAAATTAGCAGAAATTTAATCTAGAGATTTCTCAATTCTAGACTGTATTGATATTCTAATGATTATTGAGGACGCTCGACTAGGTAAATTCTAGTAAATTTGTCTTCAGTAGTGCTATAAGGTAAGAGGAAAAGCAGCCTGTGTTTGCGATCGCTCATCATCAAGAACAATATAAAATTTATTCTCTTTCAGATACCGCATCTGATTCTTGGTTAGAAGTAGTTCCCGAACGAGGGGGAATTATTACTAAGTGGGGAGTTAATGGTCAAGAGTTACTTTACTTGGATACGGAACGTTTTACTCACCCAGAATTGAGCGTGCGAGGTGGGATTCCGATTTTATTCCCCATCTGCGGGAATTTACCCAATAATGTTTATACTCACCAAGAGCAGGAATATACCCTCAAGCAACATGGCTTTGCGCGTGATTTACCTTGGTCAGTAATTTCTCAGG
The nucleotide sequence above comes from Merismopedia glauca CCAP 1448/3. Encoded proteins:
- a CDS encoding DUF924 family protein; translation: MDKILDFWFGTPSSNDYGMFRPIWFEVNPELDREISDRFLTDHQAAANGNLDTWKTTPLGCLALILLLDQIPRNIYRGTPQAFATDSQALNLTKYALANGFDTQLLPIQRWFIYLPLEHSENLGDQRQCVYLFAKLPLSSEKQMGVDFARKHCQIIEKFGRFPHRNQILGRETTPEEAEFLMQPDSSFG
- a CDS encoding ABC transporter ATP-binding protein → MNPISNNLPSKTPRENDWGLFLRLVPYARRSGNLLAISLFLLVPLSISGAIQPIIIGQAISLIRQEAETWSFLRDKSLNDAINLLSIVLLVSVVMRLVLSAIQGYTVQKVGQQITADIRDDLFHHVTSLSVRFFDRTPVGKLITRLTSDVEALGDVFTTGAIGIVSDLFSMLVIAISMFLLQWQMATMLVLSLVPITALIVYFQQRYRRANYKAREELSSLNSMLQENIVGINVVQMFRREKLNSEMFRNVNRHYIGEVDKTIFYDSAVSATLEWIALVAIAAVLWVGGLQVIGQTLSFGTLSAFILFAQRLFDPLRQFAEKFTAIQAGFTAIERITDIFNEPIEIKDSLTVLPSIPNSSVKGKIKFERVWFAYKNDEFVLHDLDFTIHPGEKIALVGPTGAGKSSIIRLLCRLYEPSKGRILLDGIDIRELPQAELRKRLGVILQEGFLFAGDVKSNITLGETYSFAEIQQAAIDTNVDQFIEVLPQGYDTQLRERGTNLSGGQRQLLAFARAAIRQPAILVLDEATASLDVGTESSIQEALDRLLEGRTAIIIAHRLSTIRNVDRIFVLKQGRLIESGSHEELLEQKGLYASLYNLQMLGA
- a CDS encoding type II toxin-antitoxin system Phd/YefM family antitoxin, with protein sequence MEILSASEARANLFSLLEQVNQDHLPRVITSRKGDAVMLSKADWESLQETLYLQSIPGLVESIKASEKANDWVSEAEFLEALDGMED
- a CDS encoding serine/threonine protein kinase; this translates as MLGQVLGERYELKEYLSTNPGRKTFLARDLQTEELVIIKLLSFGLDFNWQDLKLFEREAETLKSLSHPAIPSYIDSFEVDLPHLKCFAITQTYISGISLDRYLKDGRVFTEQELKELAKSLLKILIYLHGNFPPVIHRDIKPSNILINNRSGNSLGDVYLVDFGSVQTLAARDGRSFTVTGSYGYMPPEQFGGRAVPASDLYALGGTLIYLITGIHPGDLPQKDLKLEFESLVKNLSYELVSWLQLMTEPSLDKRFSSAEAALQELEFPSRSQSSKPKASGLVTAPSSTQIILNQNKNALEIVIPGEKFAFNRNQIFGITLLSVIGSLVLGVNPLIVMVLIPSIGCLINTASLKIRDIFTIDNSAISWRNQKQISLNNRLQKIRNFFLRKSPGEKFRTEGKVNLLDKRANITHIYLLNCLEKYREHQTFYQIIQVCTKEKTFVLPALTIDEGSWLINELSSWLKLPIEVRSQTTKR
- a CDS encoding Txe/YoeB family addiction module toxin — encoded protein: MEWKIEFSRTALKDAKKLQGANLSTHVKQLLEIIKQNPYQPPYEKLSGNLKGYYSRRINIKHRLVYAIDDETQTIKVVSVWSHYE
- a CDS encoding DUF6679 family protein, which encodes MLHRKIYQLCCDGREVCIFLRDQQRWIEKARIIDIEGDLVTIRYETDEEDELSSWEEMVRLESIGSVSQKLASVPRGNVEPLVSEDCPEAEQIRPRHPEE